Proteins found in one Amycolatopsis aidingensis genomic segment:
- a CDS encoding non-ribosomal peptide synthetase produces MAGQQHTPESLPLTAGQAGIWYAQHLSGPNATFHAAAYLEIHGELAVAEFEAALRQVVTETEALRVRFTDDGSGPVQTILPVLDWAQWPIQTVDLSGETDPAAAARARMDADIGTPVDVHTGPLFRFVLFRLAPGRHFWYYRYHHLVLDGFGAGLVLRRVAQLYTAAVDGGEQAAGAFPPLADLIAEDESYRASERYRTDQAFWTELFADRPEVPGLAGKPTALPPDLIRLTRDLDPARGERIREVAAQAGAAWPAVFLAAMAAYTHRVTGNPDVVIALSVAARTGEVARSVPGMVSNMVGVRVAVEHDLTVTDLIRRSARALRAATRHQRYRYEDLRRDLKLLGTDGRLLGPRLNLGVHAEEVRLGGLPTTVHRLVHGHDDDLSLVVFGEPDGGFRVDLVGNPELYPEPAARQHHELLAGLLDTFAEQPRQRLGRLDLLDEPRRRLVLDEWGGAGRNSAIVDGQRAGAGDTLPELFAAAAATAGTATAVRHGTESLSYPELAARANQLAHLLLRHGAGPGRFVAVALPRTPDLVVALLAVVQAGGAYVPLDPDYPRARLEFMLADADPVVVLTTTDTGLAADGRSLLLDDPAVAAELAGMSATAPTAAERGGPVTTAHPAYVIYTSGSTGKPKGVVVTQANVARLFTATAGKFDFGPGDVWTLFHSCAFDFSVWEMWGALLHGGTLVVVPYTVSRSPEEFLELLVRERVTVLNQTPSAFHQLVRAQRERQDLGDALALRYVVFGGEALELGSLTDWYSRHQEDSPVLVNMYGITETTVHVSYLRLDAARAALGGASSIGSGIDDLRVYVLDSALRPVAPGGAGELYVGGGGVSLGYHGRPGLTTHRFPADPYGPPGARMYRTGDLARWRTDRPGCLDYLGRADQQVKIRGFRIELGEIEAALAGCPGVERCAVVVREDNPGDKRIVGYLVPSAGTTAPDTPQLRGQLAARLPDHMVPAAFVAVPELPLTGNGKLDTGALPAPEFTGGRGRAARTPEEEILCGLYAEILDLPTVAMRDNFFDLGGHSLLATRLVSRIRTVFEVELPISALFEAPTPAGLAERVLTETERARRALRPLPRPAEVPLSYAQRRLWFVSRMEQRGGTYTIPIVIRLTGALDPDALRAAIGDLLARHEALRTVFPETGGTPRQHVLDVADARPELPIVDTTAAGVDAELSAAASIPFDLAVEPPVRARLFRTGTERHALLLAVHHIAGDGWSLAPLARDLGAAYTARRAGREPDWAPLPVQYADYTLWQRQLLGSESDPDSAISAQLRYWTERLAGLPEEVTLPPDRPRPTVASHHGETLPFPIEEELHAGLVRLARAHDVSLFMVVQVALAALLSRLGAGTDIPLGISIAGRTDEALDDLIGFFVNTLVLRTDTAGDPTVADLLEQARTHGLAAFTNQDVPFERLVEVLNPARSAGRHPLIQVGLGFQNNVEPELDLPEVHGRIEPAATHSAKLDLLFDFREQHHPDGSPAGMACGVEYATDLYDRATVRALTGRLTRLLAAAVADPDQALSEIDILEPGERGRVLSEWNHTAPAYQGRTLPELFAEQVARTPDRPAVIAGEQRLTYRELDIRSTRLAHALVARGVGPERPVAVRLPRSVRSVLATLAVLKAGGVYVPVDPSYPAERIAMLLADVRPVLVLDEEFLDARPEQGLPDTPLTDARRRGPLRPGHAAYTIFTSGSTGRPKGVVVEHSGITNLAADHIERCALDPTARLLQAVSPSFDVAMGDLTMALLSGAALVLAQGQPAGPDLAALIERHAVTHVQLTAAVAATLPEPLPSTLRCLVSGGEALTTGLVDRLAPGRRLLNAYGPTETTVAATVSDPLPAGGPAPPIGRPVRGAAAYVLDSRLRPAPVGVPGELYLAGAGVARGYLNRAGLTAHRFVPDPFGEPGSRLYRSGDLVRWNAKGQLEFVGRADEQVKIRGFRVEPGEISSVLTRHPEVSEAAVVVREDRPGERRLVGYLVPEPAALTARDTEVEAERVRQWAGLNDATYQGSAGSAPFGEDFSGWHSSYDGEPIPLPEMRAWRAGTVERIRALAPRHVLEIGVGSGLIMAEVVPHCASYTGTDLSGEVIRTLRAEVDARPEIAAKVRLAAQPAHVTEGLPDAHFDTVVLNSVAQYFPSADYLAEVTLRALELVRPGGTVFLGDLRDQRLLRHLHAAIKAGDPRQEQDADLHAELEHALAVESELAVAPEFFLALTAGRADIGVDIRVKRGRYDNELSRYRYDVLLHKARPDAVSLAGIQQTGWPGELGGLLGWLRSARPGAVRVTGIPNARLAGDLAVAGARGLLDPPRYGAAHPEDIAEAAAELGYRAVPTCSGADPAEFEMVLLRGEHEPAALHEVFTGTVPEQAPPSRYTNDPSGTRKKAVLLDRIGAHAARHLPDHLVPAALVVLPSLPLTGNGKLDERALPAPDFAARAGGRAPRTPTEEALCAVLAEVLGLPRVGVDDDFFRLGGDSIISIQLVSRARAAGVEITAQDVFTHKTAAALAAAVAQATETTETTGTTDTTDGTDLADLPLVSQEELDQFTEGWVASE; encoded by the coding sequence ATGGCGGGACAGCAGCACACGCCGGAGAGCCTGCCGCTGACCGCGGGGCAGGCCGGAATCTGGTACGCGCAGCACCTGAGCGGCCCCAACGCCACCTTCCACGCCGCCGCCTATCTCGAGATCCACGGCGAGCTCGCGGTCGCCGAGTTCGAGGCCGCGCTGCGGCAGGTGGTGACCGAGACCGAGGCGCTGCGCGTCCGGTTCACCGATGACGGCTCCGGCCCGGTGCAGACGATCCTGCCGGTGCTGGACTGGGCACAGTGGCCGATCCAGACCGTGGACCTGAGCGGGGAGACCGATCCCGCGGCGGCCGCAAGGGCCAGGATGGACGCCGACATCGGCACCCCGGTGGACGTGCACACCGGGCCGCTGTTCCGGTTCGTGCTGTTCCGGCTCGCCCCCGGCAGGCACTTCTGGTACTACCGCTACCACCACCTGGTGCTGGACGGGTTCGGCGCCGGGCTCGTGCTGCGCAGGGTGGCGCAGCTGTACACCGCGGCGGTCGATGGCGGCGAGCAGGCGGCCGGCGCCTTCCCGCCGCTGGCCGACCTGATCGCCGAGGACGAAAGCTACCGCGCGTCCGAGCGGTACCGGACCGACCAGGCGTTCTGGACCGAGCTGTTCGCCGACCGCCCCGAGGTGCCAGGGCTGGCCGGCAAGCCCACCGCGCTGCCGCCCGACCTGATCCGGCTGACCAGGGACCTGGACCCCGCGCGGGGCGAACGGATCCGCGAGGTCGCCGCGCAGGCCGGAGCCGCATGGCCCGCCGTGTTCCTCGCCGCCATGGCCGCATACACCCACCGGGTCACCGGTAACCCGGATGTGGTGATCGCGCTGTCGGTCGCCGCCCGTACCGGTGAAGTGGCCAGGTCGGTCCCCGGCATGGTGTCCAATATGGTCGGTGTGCGGGTGGCGGTCGAGCACGACCTGACCGTGACCGACCTGATCCGCCGCAGCGCCCGCGCGCTGCGTGCGGCCACCCGCCACCAGCGGTACCGGTACGAGGACCTGCGCCGCGACCTGAAGCTGCTCGGCACGGACGGCAGGCTGCTCGGCCCCCGGCTGAACCTCGGGGTGCACGCCGAGGAGGTGCGCCTCGGCGGGCTGCCGACCACCGTGCACCGGCTGGTGCACGGGCATGACGATGACCTGTCCCTGGTCGTGTTCGGCGAACCGGACGGCGGCTTCCGGGTCGACCTGGTCGGCAACCCCGAGCTGTACCCCGAGCCCGCGGCCCGGCAGCACCACGAGCTGCTGGCCGGGCTGCTGGACACCTTCGCGGAGCAACCGCGGCAACGGCTCGGCCGCCTGGACCTGCTGGACGAGCCGCGGCGGCGCCTGGTGCTCGACGAATGGGGCGGGGCAGGCCGCAACTCGGCCATTGTGGACGGCCAAAGGGCTGGGGCAGGCGATACCCTGCCGGAGCTGTTCGCCGCCGCGGCCGCGACCGCGGGCACGGCCACCGCCGTGCGTCACGGCACCGAATCCCTCAGCTACCCCGAACTCGCCGCGCGGGCCAACCAGCTGGCGCACCTGCTGCTGCGGCACGGCGCCGGACCCGGCCGGTTCGTCGCGGTCGCGCTGCCCCGAACCCCGGACCTGGTGGTGGCGCTGCTGGCGGTGGTGCAGGCCGGCGGGGCGTACGTGCCGCTGGACCCGGACTACCCGCGGGCGCGGCTGGAGTTCATGCTCGCCGACGCCGACCCGGTGGTGGTGCTCACCACCACGGATACCGGACTCGCCGCGGACGGCCGGTCCCTGCTGCTGGACGATCCCGCCGTGGCGGCCGAACTGGCCGGTATGTCTGCCACCGCGCCGACCGCGGCCGAGCGCGGCGGCCCGGTGACCACGGCCCACCCCGCCTACGTCATCTACACCTCCGGCTCCACCGGCAAGCCCAAGGGCGTCGTGGTCACGCAGGCCAACGTCGCCAGGCTGTTCACGGCCACGGCGGGCAAGTTCGACTTCGGCCCCGGCGATGTGTGGACCCTGTTCCACTCCTGCGCCTTCGACTTCTCGGTCTGGGAAATGTGGGGTGCCCTGCTGCACGGCGGCACCCTGGTGGTGGTGCCCTACACCGTCAGCCGGTCGCCAGAGGAGTTCCTCGAGCTGCTGGTACGCGAGCGGGTGACCGTGCTGAACCAGACCCCATCGGCCTTCCACCAGCTGGTCAGGGCGCAGCGGGAACGGCAGGACCTCGGGGACGCGCTGGCCCTGCGCTACGTGGTGTTCGGCGGCGAGGCGCTGGAGCTGGGAAGCCTCACCGACTGGTACTCCCGGCACCAGGAGGACAGCCCGGTACTGGTCAACATGTACGGCATCACCGAGACCACGGTGCACGTCAGCTACCTGCGGCTGGACGCGGCCCGGGCGGCGCTGGGCGGCGCCAGTTCGATCGGGTCGGGGATCGACGACCTGCGCGTCTACGTGCTGGACAGCGCGCTGCGCCCGGTCGCCCCCGGCGGCGCCGGGGAGCTGTACGTCGGCGGCGGCGGGGTGTCCCTCGGCTACCACGGCAGGCCGGGCCTGACCACCCACCGGTTCCCGGCCGACCCGTACGGCCCGCCGGGCGCGCGGATGTACCGCACCGGCGACCTGGCCCGGTGGCGCACCGACCGGCCAGGGTGCCTGGACTACCTCGGCCGCGCCGACCAGCAGGTGAAGATCCGCGGTTTCCGGATCGAGCTGGGCGAGATCGAGGCCGCGCTGGCAGGCTGCCCCGGCGTCGAGCGCTGCGCGGTCGTCGTGCGCGAGGACAACCCTGGAGACAAGCGGATCGTTGGCTACCTGGTGCCGTCCGCAGGCACGACCGCACCGGACACCCCGCAGTTGCGCGGGCAGCTGGCGGCCCGGCTCCCGGACCATATGGTGCCCGCCGCGTTCGTCGCGGTGCCGGAACTGCCGCTGACCGGCAACGGGAAGCTGGACACCGGGGCGCTACCCGCACCCGAGTTCACCGGCGGCCGCGGCCGGGCTGCGCGCACCCCGGAGGAGGAGATCCTCTGCGGGCTGTACGCGGAGATCCTCGACCTGCCCACGGTCGCCATGCGGGACAACTTCTTCGACCTCGGTGGCCACTCGCTGCTGGCGACCCGGCTGGTCAGCCGCATCCGCACCGTGTTCGAGGTGGAGTTGCCGATCAGCGCCCTGTTCGAGGCGCCGACCCCGGCCGGGCTCGCCGAGCGGGTGCTCACCGAGACCGAGCGCGCGCGCAGGGCGCTGCGCCCGCTGCCCCGCCCCGCCGAGGTCCCGCTGTCCTATGCCCAGCGCAGGCTGTGGTTCGTCAGCCGGATGGAGCAACGCGGCGGCACCTACACCATCCCGATCGTCATCCGGCTCACCGGCGCGCTCGACCCCGATGCCCTGCGGGCCGCCATCGGCGACCTGCTGGCCCGGCACGAGGCGCTGCGCACGGTGTTCCCGGAAACCGGCGGTACCCCGAGGCAGCACGTGCTGGACGTGGCCGATGCGCGACCGGAACTGCCCATTGTGGACACCACGGCGGCCGGGGTGGACGCCGAGCTGAGCGCGGCCGCGAGCATCCCCTTCGACCTGGCCGTCGAACCACCGGTGCGCGCCCGCCTGTTCCGCACCGGGACCGAGCGGCACGCGCTGCTGCTCGCGGTGCACCACATCGCGGGGGACGGCTGGTCCCTCGCACCGCTGGCCCGCGACCTCGGCGCTGCCTACACCGCGCGCCGCGCGGGCCGGGAGCCGGACTGGGCCCCGCTGCCGGTGCAGTACGCGGACTACACGCTGTGGCAGCGGCAGCTGCTCGGCAGCGAGTCCGATCCGGACTCCGCGATCTCCGCGCAGCTGCGGTACTGGACCGAGCGGCTGGCCGGGCTGCCGGAGGAGGTCACCCTCCCACCGGACCGGCCCCGCCCCACCGTCGCCTCGCACCACGGCGAGACCCTGCCCTTCCCCATCGAAGAGGAACTGCACGCCGGGCTGGTCCGGCTGGCAAGGGCGCACGACGTCAGCCTGTTCATGGTGGTGCAGGTGGCACTCGCCGCCCTGCTCAGCAGGCTCGGCGCCGGGACGGACATCCCGCTGGGCATCTCCATCGCCGGGCGCACCGACGAGGCACTGGACGACCTGATCGGGTTCTTCGTGAACACCCTGGTGCTGCGCACCGACACCGCGGGCGACCCGACCGTGGCGGATCTGCTGGAGCAGGCGAGGACACACGGCCTCGCCGCCTTCACCAACCAGGATGTGCCGTTCGAGCGGCTGGTCGAGGTGCTCAACCCGGCGCGCTCGGCAGGCAGGCACCCGCTGATCCAGGTGGGCCTTGGGTTCCAGAACAACGTGGAACCCGAGCTGGACCTGCCGGAGGTGCACGGCCGGATCGAACCCGCCGCGACCCACTCGGCGAAACTGGACCTGCTGTTCGACTTCCGCGAGCAGCACCACCCCGACGGGAGCCCGGCCGGGATGGCCTGCGGGGTGGAGTACGCCACCGACCTCTATGACCGCGCCACGGTGCGCGCGCTGACCGGCAGGCTGACCCGGCTGCTTGCCGCCGCCGTCGCCGACCCGGACCAGGCGCTGAGCGAGATCGACATCCTGGAACCGGGCGAACGCGGGCGCGTGCTGTCGGAGTGGAACCACACCGCCCCCGCGTACCAGGGGCGCACCCTGCCGGAGCTGTTCGCCGAGCAGGTCGCCCGCACCCCGGACCGGCCAGCCGTGATCGCGGGCGAGCAGCGGCTGACCTACCGCGAACTGGACATCCGCTCCACCCGGCTGGCCCACGCACTGGTGGCGCGCGGGGTCGGCCCGGAGCGCCCGGTGGCGGTGCGGCTGCCGCGCTCGGTCCGGTCCGTGCTGGCCACCCTCGCGGTGCTCAAGGCAGGCGGCGTGTACGTGCCGGTGGACCCTTCCTACCCGGCCGAGCGGATCGCCATGCTGCTGGCGGATGTACGCCCGGTACTCGTGCTGGACGAGGAGTTCCTGGACGCGCGGCCGGAGCAGGGGCTGCCGGACACCCCGCTCACCGACGCGCGGCGGCGGGGCCCGCTGCGTCCAGGGCACGCCGCGTACACGATCTTCACCTCGGGCTCCACCGGCAGGCCCAAGGGCGTGGTGGTGGAGCACAGCGGGATCACCAACCTCGCGGCCGACCACATCGAGCGGTGCGCCCTCGACCCCACCGCCCGCCTGCTGCAGGCGGTCTCCCCGAGCTTCGACGTGGCCATGGGCGACCTCACCATGGCGCTGCTTTCCGGTGCGGCGCTGGTGCTCGCGCAGGGGCAGCCCGCCGGGCCGGACCTCGCGGCGCTGATCGAGCGGCACGCGGTCACCCACGTGCAGCTGACCGCGGCCGTGGCCGCCACCCTGCCCGAGCCGCTGCCGTCCACCCTGCGCTGCCTCGTCTCCGGTGGTGAGGCGCTCACCACCGGCCTGGTGGACCGGCTGGCCCCCGGCAGGCGCCTGCTGAACGCCTACGGGCCGACCGAGACCACGGTGGCCGCCACAGTCAGCGACCCGCTGCCCGCGGGCGGCCCGGCTCCGCCGATCGGCAGGCCGGTGCGGGGTGCCGCGGCGTACGTGCTGGACTCCCGGCTGCGTCCGGCCCCGGTCGGCGTGCCGGGGGAGCTGTACCTCGCCGGTGCCGGGGTGGCCCGCGGCTACCTGAACCGCGCGGGGCTGACCGCGCACCGGTTCGTGCCTGATCCGTTCGGCGAACCGGGCTCCCGCCTGTACCGCAGCGGGGACCTGGTGCGCTGGAACGCCAAGGGGCAGCTGGAGTTCGTCGGCCGCGCGGACGAGCAGGTGAAGATCCGCGGCTTCCGGGTGGAACCGGGCGAGATCTCCTCCGTGCTGACCCGCCACCCCGAGGTGTCCGAGGCCGCCGTGGTGGTGCGCGAGGACCGGCCGGGGGAGCGCAGGCTGGTCGGCTACCTGGTACCGGAGCCGGCGGCGCTGACCGCGCGGGACACCGAGGTCGAGGCCGAGCGCGTGCGGCAGTGGGCTGGCCTGAACGACGCCACCTACCAGGGCTCGGCAGGCTCGGCTCCGTTCGGCGAGGACTTCTCCGGCTGGCACAGCAGCTACGACGGGGAACCGATCCCGCTGCCCGAGATGCGGGCCTGGCGCGCGGGCACGGTGGAACGGATCCGCGCGCTGGCGCCACGGCACGTGCTGGAGATCGGGGTCGGCTCCGGGCTGATCATGGCTGAGGTGGTGCCGCACTGCGCCAGCTACACCGGCACCGACCTCTCCGGCGAGGTGATCCGCACCCTGCGCGCGGAGGTGGACGCCCGGCCGGAGATCGCGGCGAAGGTCCGGCTGGCTGCCCAGCCGGCGCACGTCACCGAGGGCCTGCCCGATGCGCACTTCGACACCGTGGTGCTGAACTCCGTGGCCCAGTACTTCCCGAGCGCGGACTACCTGGCCGAGGTCACCCTGCGGGCACTGGAGCTGGTGCGCCCCGGCGGCACCGTGTTCCTCGGCGACCTGCGCGACCAGCGGTTGCTGCGGCACCTGCACGCCGCGATCAAGGCAGGCGATCCGCGCCAGGAGCAGGACGCGGACCTGCACGCGGAGCTGGAGCACGCGCTGGCCGTGGAGTCCGAGCTGGCGGTGGCCCCGGAGTTCTTCCTCGCCCTGACCGCGGGCCGGGCCGACATCGGCGTGGACATCCGGGTGAAGCGCGGTCGTTACGACAACGAGCTCAGCCGCTACCGCTACGACGTGCTGCTGCACAAGGCGCGCCCGGACGCGGTGTCGCTGGCCGGGATCCAGCAGACCGGCTGGCCGGGTGAGCTCGGCGGCCTGCTCGGGTGGCTGCGCTCGGCGCGGCCGGGGGCCGTGCGGGTCACCGGGATCCCGAACGCCAGGCTGGCCGGGGACCTGGCGGTGGCCGGGGCGCGTGGCCTGCTCGACCCGCCCCGGTACGGCGCCGCGCACCCGGAGGACATCGCCGAGGCCGCGGCTGAGCTGGGTTACCGGGCGGTGCCCACCTGCTCCGGCGCCGATCCTGCCGAGTTCGAGATGGTCCTGCTGCGCGGGGAACACGAGCCCGCCGCCCTGCACGAGGTGTTCACCGGCACCGTGCCGGAGCAGGCCCCGCCTTCTCGGTACACCAACGATCCCTCCGGCACCCGGAAGAAGGCCGTGCTGCTGGACCGGATCGGCGCGCACGCCGCGCGGCACCTGCCGGACCACCTTGTGCCCGCCGCGCTGGTCGTGCTGCCGAGCCTGCCGCTGACCGGCAACGGGAAACTGGACGAGCGGGCGCTGCCCGCACCAGACTTCGCCGCCCGCGCCGGGGGCCGCGCGCCGCGCACCCCGACCGAGGAAGCGCTGTGCGCGGTGCTGGCCGAGGTGCTCGGCCTGCCGAGGGTAGGCGTGGACGACGACTTCTTCCGCCTCGGCGGGGACAGCATCATCTCCATCCAGCTGGTCAGCAGGGCCCGCGCGGCCGGGGTGGAGATCACCGCACAGGACGTGTTCACGCACAAGACCGCCGCCGCCCTCGCCGCGGCGGTGGCACAGGCCACGGAAACCACGGAAACCACGGGCACCACCGACACCACGGACGGCACGGATCTCGCGGATCTGCCGCTGGTGTCCCAGGAGGAGCTCGACCAGTTCACCGAAGGCTGGGTGGCATCGGAATGA
- a CDS encoding alpha/beta fold hydrolase has translation MASGADGLEVWRGPGTGRAVAMLHGIEDTWRSWQAVAGRLTGVRPYSIRLPWHSGADPAWRRRGTPAEWVRRALRLLPEPPDAVIGHSFGANAILTHLATTEDTGLSSVVLVAPFYRPAGFAVGPQLERRARGAFRKVLTEGMRLSAGTRLAGLDPEIAAGMAGKFLERLMPELFPVFFAEFAESGNLNLGCVSVPTLVIMGKGDEGLSLARADALAVAMPAATVRARRSYGHFCHMQQADQLCKDITDWLRWPSAGLAPPGECGEGSRMKLLDGEPTSLACRPRYEGANIRTWIGFKNFMYLVEEAILEYFRERGVGARSLYHRYGLGLEIVDSSVQLPMTLEVDDEVCATVVSGTPRPDRGMPFSVQLTVERDGRNVTALTGKVRAALVPVKDGSGTEPVPSFLEPYVVAEVAQLRHDEAGSLPVGSGQDVAEVLAPEGSNSYLWSWRASYVYCHFSDRLQHSAYVRAVEEVVDRFLYDRGLEIGRLLAERSWIPVVSRARVQLLDDVWMDETVHTVFTVQDVLKDIIYTARADSYVRRGGELVRTATASIVHGYAISRGELAGTVATLDADTQAALLGTAG, from the coding sequence GTGGCCAGCGGTGCGGACGGGCTGGAGGTGTGGCGCGGACCCGGCACGGGCCGGGCGGTGGCCATGCTGCACGGCATCGAGGACACCTGGCGTAGCTGGCAGGCGGTCGCCGGGCGGCTCACCGGGGTGCGGCCGTACTCGATCCGGCTGCCCTGGCATTCGGGCGCCGATCCGGCCTGGCGGCGGCGCGGCACCCCGGCCGAATGGGTGCGCAGGGCGCTGCGGTTGCTGCCCGAACCACCGGATGCCGTGATCGGGCATTCCTTCGGCGCCAACGCGATACTGACCCACCTGGCCACCACCGAGGACACCGGCCTGTCCTCGGTGGTGCTGGTGGCGCCGTTCTACCGGCCCGCGGGGTTCGCCGTGGGGCCGCAGCTGGAACGCCGCGCCCGCGGCGCCTTCCGCAAGGTGCTCACCGAGGGCATGCGGCTGTCCGCCGGAACGCGGCTGGCCGGGCTGGACCCCGAGATCGCGGCCGGAATGGCGGGCAAGTTCCTGGAACGGCTCATGCCGGAACTGTTCCCGGTCTTCTTCGCGGAGTTCGCCGAATCGGGAAACTTGAACCTGGGCTGCGTCTCGGTACCCACGCTGGTAATCATGGGTAAAGGGGACGAGGGGCTCTCGCTGGCGCGGGCGGACGCGCTTGCCGTCGCCATGCCGGCCGCGACCGTGCGGGCTCGCCGCTCGTACGGGCATTTCTGCCATATGCAACAGGCCGATCAGTTGTGCAAGGACATCACCGACTGGCTGCGGTGGCCGTCGGCGGGCCTGGCGCCGCCGGGCGAATGTGGAGAGGGTTCGAGGATGAAACTGCTCGACGGTGAGCCGACGAGCCTGGCCTGCAGGCCGCGGTACGAGGGCGCGAACATTCGTACCTGGATCGGATTCAAGAATTTCATGTACCTGGTCGAGGAGGCGATTCTCGAGTATTTCAGGGAACGCGGGGTCGGTGCGCGCTCGCTGTACCACCGGTACGGCCTCGGGCTCGAGATCGTGGACTCCTCGGTCCAGCTGCCGATGACCCTCGAGGTGGACGACGAGGTGTGCGCCACCGTGGTGTCCGGCACCCCGCGGCCGGACCGGGGTATGCCGTTCTCGGTGCAGCTCACCGTGGAGCGGGACGGCCGGAACGTCACCGCGCTCACCGGGAAGGTGCGCGCCGCGCTGGTCCCGGTGAAGGACGGCTCCGGTACCGAGCCGGTGCCCAGCTTCCTTGAGCCGTACGTGGTCGCGGAGGTGGCGCAGCTGCGGCACGACGAGGCCGGTTCCCTCCCCGTGGGTTCCGGGCAGGACGTGGCCGAGGTGCTCGCCCCGGAGGGGTCGAACTCCTACCTGTGGTCCTGGCGCGCGTCCTACGTCTACTGCCACTTCTCCGACCGGCTGCAGCACTCCGCCTATGTCCGCGCCGTGGAGGAGGTGGTGGACCGCTTCCTGTACGACCGCGGGCTGGAGATCGGCAGGCTGCTGGCCGAGCGCTCGTGGATCCCGGTGGTGTCCCGGGCTCGCGTGCAGCTGCTGGACGACGTGTGGATGGACGAGACGGTGCACACCGTGTTCACCGTGCAGGACGTGCTGAAGGACATCATCTACACCGCCCGCGCTGACAGCTACGTCCGCCGCGGCGGGGAGCTGGTGCGCACGGCCACGGCCAGCATCGTGCACGGGTACGCGATCAGCAGGGGCGAACTGGCAGGCACCGTGGCCACGCTCGACGCGGACACCCAGGCGGCGCTGCTCGGCACCGCAGGTTGA
- a CDS encoding beta-ketoacyl synthase N-terminal-like domain-containing protein, producing the protein MTGRDEHTGVAVLDAAVHLPGWSADDLPGLPAHPAEPPQEARKVLGRKGLLGKEPATLLALCAVHRMFGLPPVRPAEPVAQAEGTAVLVACNLGNVQTVCGIVDDVREGGVKAVSPLDAPNASSNVIASTVAIWYGLTGPNLAVCSGATAGLDAVRLATLLLRSGRARRALVVGVEPEDPVATGLAGGRLRAGAACVLLGGRDSPAPWLGPVRDTDAPAGESDGLDVLYGASGVVRLALAAGRLPAADTQQTLTVHCGSEADGYLAAEVGRV; encoded by the coding sequence GTGACCGGGCGGGACGAGCACACCGGCGTGGCCGTGCTCGATGCCGCCGTGCACCTGCCCGGCTGGTCCGCCGACGACCTTCCCGGACTGCCCGCACACCCGGCCGAGCCGCCGCAGGAGGCGCGGAAGGTACTGGGCCGCAAGGGGTTGCTCGGCAAGGAACCGGCGACCCTGCTGGCCCTGTGCGCGGTGCACCGGATGTTCGGGCTGCCCCCGGTGCGCCCCGCGGAGCCGGTGGCACAGGCCGAGGGCACCGCCGTGCTGGTGGCCTGCAACCTCGGCAACGTCCAGACGGTCTGCGGCATCGTGGACGACGTTCGCGAGGGCGGGGTCAAGGCGGTCAGCCCGCTGGACGCGCCAAACGCCTCCAGCAACGTGATTGCCAGCACGGTCGCGATCTGGTACGGCCTCACCGGGCCGAATCTCGCGGTGTGCAGCGGCGCCACCGCCGGGCTGGACGCGGTCCGGCTGGCGACGCTGCTGCTGCGCTCCGGCCGCGCCCGGCGTGCGCTCGTGGTGGGGGTGGAACCGGAGGATCCGGTGGCCACCGGACTTGCCGGTGGGCGGCTGCGCGCGGGTGCCGCCTGCGTGCTGCTCGGCGGGCGGGACTCTCCTGCGCCCTGGCTCGGGCCGGTCCGCGACACCGATGCGCCCGCAGGCGAAAGCGACGGGCTGGACGTGTTGTACGGCGCCAGCGGGGTGGTACGGCTCGCACTCGCCGCCGGACGATTGCCTGCCGCGGATACACAGCAGACCCTGACCGTCCACTGTGGCAGCGAGGCGGACGGGTACCTCGCCGCGGAGGTCGGCCGTGTCTGA